TCGCAGCCCTGCAGCGCCAAGAGGTTGTCGATCTGCTCACTTGCGGCGCAACCCATGGCTATCTCCCCCTGCTGCGCCATCACCCGGAAGCGGTGCGCGGTCAACTGCGTACCGCGGTGCGGGAACACCAACGTCTTGTGGGGGAACGGCCTCTGGGGATCTGGTTGCCGGAATGCGCCTACTACGAAGGGCTAGACCGCTGGATGCGCGATGCAGGACTCCGCTACGCCGTACTGGATGCCCATGGGCTGCTGCATGGCCGGCCCCGACCCCGCTATGGGGTGTACGCGCCGATCTGCAGCCGCAATGGAGTGGCCTTCTTCGGGCGTGACAGTGAAGCCACGCTGCCGGTGTGGTCAGCCAAGGACGGCTACCCCGGCGATCCCCACTACCGGGAGTTTCATCGCGATCTTGGCTGGGACCTCCCCCTGGCGGACCTCCTGCCCCTCGGGCTCGACCAGCCGCGTCCCCTCGGGTTGAAGCTGCATCGGGTGACCGACCACAGCGCGCCGTTGGACAGAAAACGCCCCTATGAACCGAGAGTGGCTGCTGAACGGGTAAAAGAGCACGCGGCGGATTACCTGCAGGGACGTCGGCGGCAACTGGAGCAACTCAGTGGTGCCATGGAAGTGCCGCCGCTGCTGGTGGCCCCCTTCGATGCCGAACTGTTTGGCCACTGGTGGTTTGAAGGACCAGCCTTTCTCAGCCAGCTGTTCCAGCAGGCGCCCCAGGAGGGGGTGAGCTTCACCCGGCTGCGCGATGTGCTGAACAGCGCTGGCCAGCTCCAACTCTGCGATCCCTGCCCCTCCAGCTGGGGGCAAGGCGGCTATCACGACTACTGGCTGAACGACAGCAACGCCTGGATCATCCCCGAGTGGGAACGGGCCAGCGCC
The Synechococcus sp. PROS-U-1 DNA segment above includes these coding regions:
- a CDS encoding glycoside hydrolase family 57 protein, giving the protein MTKGAVALVLHAHLPYVRSAKPGSLEEDWFFQALIECYLPLLEALEEASSDPNQHPKLTIGLSPTLLSLLSDQDLKQRFPQWLNDRLALLPKADPALRDGAEHLAAAIKRHKRAWQDCDGDLIQRFAALQRQEVVDLLTCGATHGYLPLLRHHPEAVRGQLRTAVREHQRLVGERPLGIWLPECAYYEGLDRWMRDAGLRYAVLDAHGLLHGRPRPRYGVYAPICSRNGVAFFGRDSEATLPVWSAKDGYPGDPHYREFHRDLGWDLPLADLLPLGLDQPRPLGLKLHRVTDHSAPLDRKRPYEPRVAAERVKEHAADYLQGRRRQLEQLSGAMEVPPLLVAPFDAELFGHWWFEGPAFLSQLFQQAPQEGVSFTRLRDVLNSAGQLQLCDPCPSSWGQGGYHDYWLNDSNAWIIPEWERASAAMVQRCSRGVGSEQAMQWLQQAARELLLAQSSDWSFILRAGTTTELARERVQRHLGRFWQLMQAIDGSAELPEGWLEEVQMDDRLFPVIQPLDWAQVGD